In one Thioclava sp. ES.031 genomic region, the following are encoded:
- a CDS encoding pyrimidine 5'-nucleotidase, which produces MTDSSAPAPASATPADRDLAAEFAHVDAWVFDLDNTLYPPEARLFDQIEVKMTDFVMRSLGVDRARADHLRNHYWQLYGTTLAGLMHEHDVDPAPYLHEVHEISLDHLVVDEALRDGIEALPGRKIVYTNGSAPYATRVIAARGLTGLFDGVYGVEHAEFHPKPRAEAFDRVFAQAGIAPDRGAMFEDDARNLRHPHAIGMKTVHVAPAPAPEDHIHYHTADLAGFLRKITRA; this is translated from the coding sequence ATGACAGACAGCTCCGCGCCTGCCCCCGCCTCCGCCACCCCTGCCGACCGCGATCTCGCCGCCGAGTTCGCGCATGTCGACGCCTGGGTGTTCGATCTCGACAACACGCTCTACCCGCCAGAGGCGCGGCTCTTCGACCAGATCGAAGTGAAGATGACCGATTTCGTGATGCGCTCGCTGGGCGTCGATCGCGCGCGGGCCGACCATCTGCGCAATCACTACTGGCAGCTTTACGGCACCACGCTGGCGGGTCTGATGCACGAGCACGATGTGGACCCTGCCCCCTATCTGCACGAGGTGCACGAGATTTCGCTCGACCATCTGGTGGTGGATGAGGCGCTGCGTGACGGCATCGAAGCCCTGCCGGGCCGCAAGATCGTCTACACGAACGGTTCGGCCCCCTATGCGACGCGGGTGATCGCGGCGCGCGGGCTGACGGGGCTGTTCGACGGGGTCTATGGCGTCGAGCATGCCGAATTTCATCCCAAGCCGCGCGCCGAAGCTTTCGACCGGGTCTTCGCGCAGGCCGGGATCGCGCCCGACCGCGGGGCGATGTTCGAAGACGACGCCCGCAACCTGCGCCATCCCCATGCGATCGGGATGAAGACCGTGCATGTCGCCCCTGCCCCCGCGCCGGAGGATCACATCCACTATCACACTGCCGATCTCGCCGGGTTCCTGCGCAAAATCACGCGCGCATGA
- a CDS encoding MATE family efflux transporter, which produces MPLARHVRAIFTLGLPLIGSNLAQMLLNVTDTVMVGWYGVEALAALVLGTSYFFSIFMLGNGIALAVMGRVSASLGADDEVQARRDTRMGIWLSILFGVAMLPVFWNSGAVLEMLGQKPEIAALAQDYLRILGFALAPGLAMMVIRSYLSAQERTAVLLWITLGAVLLNAGVNWILIFGNWGAPELGVRGAAIASLSAMVLNLVAQAIYAARAPGLTHIRLFQRFWRPDWEAFWIVAKMGLPVGLTAVAEGSMFQASALMMGWIGTIELAAHGIALQVSSITFMVHVGLSNAATVRAGRAHGKRDPRLLRDGARVVTGLSVGFGLLTVAVFVFAGPWLTRLFLDADNPATPEIVLYGVRFLMVAAIFQLFDLMQVMALGLLRGVQDTRVPMWMAVASYWLIGIPASYFLAFTLDFGGVGLWLGLVLGLASAGAMMMRRFWRGPWLQPRQSVA; this is translated from the coding sequence ATGCCGCTCGCCCGCCATGTGCGGGCGATCTTCACTTTGGGTCTGCCGCTGATCGGCTCCAACCTCGCGCAGATGCTGCTCAACGTGACCGATACGGTGATGGTGGGCTGGTATGGCGTCGAGGCGCTGGCGGCGCTGGTGTTGGGCACCTCCTATTTCTTCTCGATCTTCATGCTGGGCAACGGGATCGCGCTGGCGGTGATGGGGCGCGTCTCGGCGAGCCTAGGCGCGGATGACGAGGTGCAGGCGCGGCGCGACACCCGGATGGGGATCTGGCTGTCGATCCTGTTCGGGGTCGCGATGCTGCCGGTCTTCTGGAATTCCGGCGCGGTGCTGGAGATGCTGGGCCAGAAGCCCGAGATTGCGGCGCTCGCACAGGATTACCTGCGCATCCTCGGCTTCGCCCTCGCACCCGGCCTCGCGATGATGGTGATCCGCTCGTACCTGTCCGCGCAGGAGCGCACGGCGGTGCTGCTCTGGATCACGCTGGGGGCTGTTCTACTGAACGCGGGCGTCAACTGGATCCTGATCTTCGGCAATTGGGGCGCGCCGGAACTGGGCGTGCGGGGTGCGGCCATCGCCTCGCTCAGCGCGATGGTGCTGAACCTCGTCGCGCAGGCGATCTATGCCGCGCGTGCGCCGGGCCTGACCCATATCCGGCTGTTCCAGCGCTTCTGGCGGCCCGATTGGGAGGCTTTCTGGATCGTCGCCAAGATGGGCCTGCCGGTGGGGCTGACTGCGGTGGCGGAAGGCTCGATGTTTCAGGCCTCGGCGCTGATGATGGGCTGGATCGGCACGATTGAACTCGCCGCGCACGGGATCGCGCTGCAGGTCTCCTCGATCACCTTCATGGTGCATGTCGGTCTGTCGAACGCTGCCACCGTGCGGGCGGGCCGGGCGCATGGGAAGCGTGACCCGCGCCTTCTGCGTGACGGGGCGCGGGTGGTGACGGGGCTTTCCGTGGGCTTCGGTCTGCTGACGGTGGCGGTCTTCGTCTTCGCGGGGCCGTGGCTCACGCGGCTCTTTCTCGATGCCGACAATCCGGCCACGCCCGAGATCGTCCTCTATGGTGTGCGCTTCCTGATGGTCGCGGCGATTTTCCAGCTCTTCGACCTGATGCAGGTTATGGCGCTGGGCCTGCTGCGCGGCGTGCAGGACACACGCGTGCCGATGTGGATGGCGGTGGCGAGCTATTGGCTGATCGGTATCCCGGCCAGCTACTTTCTCGCCTTCACGCTGGATTTCGGCGGCGTCGGGCTTTGGCTCGGCCTCGTGCTTGGCCTTGCCTCGGCGGGGGCGATGATGATGCGGCGGTTCTGGCGCGGACCGTGGTTGCAGCCCCGCCAGTCAGTCGCTTAA
- the carA gene encoding glutamine-hydrolyzing carbamoyl-phosphate synthase small subunit: MPASQSASEKPTALIALADGSLFYGKGFGRPGETVAELVFNTSMTGYQEIMTDPSYAGQVVTFTFPHIGNTGVNPEDDETNEPVAAGMVVKWDPTEPSNWRAAETLVEWLEKRGRIGIGGIDTRRLTRAIRQQGAPHVALAYNPDGVFDIEALVRKAREWSGLEGLDLAKDVTCSQSYRWDEMRWAWPEGYKKAEGNDLKVVAIDYGAKRNILRCLASAGCDVTVLPATATTEDVLALEPDGVFLSNGPGDPAATGEYAVPMIKGVLETELPVFGICLGHQMLALALGAKTIKMNHGHHGANHPVKDLTTGKVEITSMNHGFAVDSQTLPDGVSETHVSLFDGSNCGIAMSDRPVFSVQYHPEASPGPQDSYYLFERFATAMRARKA; this comes from the coding sequence ATGCCTGCAAGCCAGTCCGCATCGGAAAAGCCCACTGCGTTGATCGCGCTCGCTGATGGATCGCTGTTTTACGGGAAGGGCTTCGGCCGCCCGGGTGAGACAGTGGCCGAACTGGTCTTCAACACCTCGATGACCGGCTATCAGGAAATCATGACCGACCCTTCCTATGCGGGTCAGGTGGTGACCTTCACCTTCCCCCATATCGGCAACACCGGCGTAAACCCGGAAGATGACGAGACGAACGAACCCGTCGCCGCTGGCATGGTGGTGAAATGGGACCCGACCGAGCCGTCGAACTGGCGCGCCGCCGAGACGCTGGTCGAGTGGCTCGAGAAGCGCGGCCGGATCGGCATCGGCGGCATCGACACCCGCCGCCTCACCCGCGCGATCCGCCAGCAGGGTGCGCCGCATGTCGCGCTTGCCTACAACCCCGATGGCGTCTTCGACATCGAGGCTCTGGTACGCAAGGCGCGCGAATGGTCCGGGCTCGAAGGGCTCGACCTCGCGAAGGACGTGACCTGCTCGCAAAGCTACCGCTGGGACGAGATGCGGTGGGCCTGGCCCGAGGGTTACAAGAAAGCCGAGGGCAACGATCTGAAAGTGGTCGCCATCGACTACGGCGCGAAGCGCAACATCCTGCGCTGCCTCGCCTCGGCTGGCTGCGACGTGACCGTGCTGCCGGCGACTGCGACCACCGAGGATGTGCTCGCGCTTGAGCCCGATGGTGTCTTCCTGTCGAACGGTCCGGGCGATCCGGCGGCCACCGGGGAATATGCCGTGCCGATGATCAAGGGCGTTCTGGAAACCGAGCTGCCGGTCTTCGGCATCTGCCTCGGCCACCAGATGCTGGCGCTCGCGCTTGGCGCGAAGACGATCAAGATGAACCACGGCCACCACGGGGCGAACCACCCGGTGAAGGATCTGACCACCGGCAAGGTCGAGATCACCTCGATGAACCACGGCTTCGCGGTCGACAGCCAGACCCTGCCCGATGGCGTGTCGGAAACCCACGTGTCGCTCTTCGACGGCTCGAATTGCGGGATCGCCATGTCCGACCGCCCGGTCTTCTCGGTGCAGTATCACCCCGAGGCGAGCCCGGGCCCGCAGGACAGCTACTACCTGTTCGAGCGTTTCGCGACCGCGATGCGCGCGCGCAAGGCGTAA
- a CDS encoding GatB/YqeY domain-containing protein, translating into MQMRDKIAAALKAAMKEKDQERLSTLRLVNAAIKDREIAMRAEGEGEGTVGDAEVLAIMGKMVKQRQESARAYEEGGRLELAEKEQAEIRVIEDFLPRQLSETEVNAAIEAAIAKLGAESIRDMGRVMGELKGQYTGQMDFSKAGPMVKDRLAS; encoded by the coding sequence ATGCAAATGCGCGATAAGATCGCCGCCGCGTTGAAAGCGGCGATGAAGGAAAAGGATCAGGAGCGGCTCTCGACGCTGCGGCTGGTCAACGCCGCCATCAAGGACCGCGAGATCGCGATGCGCGCCGAAGGCGAGGGCGAGGGTACTGTCGGCGATGCCGAAGTGCTTGCGATCATGGGAAAGATGGTGAAGCAGCGTCAGGAAAGCGCACGCGCCTATGAAGAGGGCGGCCGCCTGGAGCTGGCCGAGAAGGAGCAGGCCGAGATCCGCGTGATCGAGGACTTCCTGCCGCGTCAGCTGAGCGAAACCGAGGTGAACGCCGCCATCGAGGCTGCCATCGCGAAACTCGGCGCCGAGTCGATTCGCGACATGGGCCGCGTGATGGGCGAGCTGAAGGGCCAATATACCGGACAGATGGATTTCTCGAAGGCCGGCCCGATGGTGAAGGATCG
- a CDS encoding GntR family transcriptional regulator yields the protein MQKDAYTLILDAIDEGVYRPGDRLVESELAERFGVSRTPVREALQRLETQQMLARDGRSLIVASLDHNQLAELYIVRAELEALAAQLAAKHAAPEEVRVLQNMIDEDRGQLDDPEALSRANRRFHHQIHLASHNRYLVQQLDLVHRSMALLATTSLAVKGRGEAALDEHQAIVDAIREGNGDAAASALRAHISRAFETRLTLDAAHHGTAGHWAEAL from the coding sequence ATGCAAAAAGACGCCTACACCCTTATACTCGACGCCATCGACGAAGGCGTTTACCGCCCCGGGGACCGTTTGGTCGAATCCGAATTGGCGGAGCGGTTCGGTGTGTCACGCACCCCGGTACGCGAGGCGCTGCAGCGGCTGGAAACCCAACAAATGCTGGCCAGAGACGGGCGGTCGCTGATCGTGGCCTCGCTCGATCACAACCAGCTGGCGGAGCTCTATATCGTGCGTGCCGAGCTGGAGGCCTTGGCCGCGCAGCTGGCGGCGAAACATGCGGCCCCCGAAGAGGTCCGCGTGCTGCAGAACATGATCGACGAGGATCGCGGTCAACTCGACGATCCGGAGGCGCTGAGCCGGGCCAATCGCCGGTTCCACCACCAAATTCACCTCGCCTCGCATAATCGTTACCTCGTCCAGCAGCTCGACCTCGTGCACCGCTCGATGGCGCTTCTCGCGACGACCTCGCTTGCGGTGAAGGGCCGGGGCGAGGCTGCGCTCGACGAGCATCAGGCGATTGTCGATGCGATCCGCGAGGGCAATGGCGATGCGGCGGCCTCGGCACTGCGCGCCCATATCTCGCGGGCCTTCGAGACGCGCCTCACGCTCGACGCTGCGCATCACGGCACGGCGGGCCATTGGGCCGAGGCGCTTTGA
- a CDS encoding glycosyltransferase family 2 protein, protein MSMGGARRQLLEIPAGIAEPAEHAHRAPAANSPGAVTRPKPDRPARAPLGQILLDRGATDPGDLLKALALRHREDVRLGDILLANGWVREADLMAALAEQWHASVVDLQACPPDPRLIDAVGAELCLRHAMVPWRRVGGVTLIATARPEDFEALRDALPARHAPYRLVLAPERCIHESLLARRQTALIRRAEIKVDPAESCRNYNEQRASRIAAIFIAVVGLGLWFAPSLLIGVLFAWVMLTLLGSIALKLAAFASEITVRRRPAPDPCARGAAKGQLPIISMMVPLFRETDIAARLVERLGKLRYPRELLDVILVVEQTDAMTLAALSGADLPRWMRVVTVPDGPIKTKPRALNYALNFCRGSVIGIWDAEDAPEPDQLQIAAQRFLEAPPETACLQGILDYYNPRTNWLARCFTVEYATWFRMFLPGLARLGFVVPLGGTTLFFRRDALEKLGGWDAHNVTEDADLGVRLARHGYRTELIPAATYEEANCRALPWVKQRSRWLKGYAMTWAVHMRDPVQLWRDLGTKRFIGVQILILGSLSQYVLAPVLWSFWFALFGLWHPIASALPDPVFTLVMSTFILSEMIAVTTSAWACRSAEHRHLIKWVPTLHFYYPLGALAGWKALYELVARPFYWDKTSHGIFDANGATAPDSAQHGLLDEIAAAQAKADPEPQRLAHAPLIG, encoded by the coding sequence ATGAGCATGGGCGGCGCGCGGCGACAGCTTCTCGAGATACCGGCGGGGATCGCCGAACCTGCAGAGCATGCGCATCGCGCGCCCGCGGCAAATTCGCCCGGCGCGGTAACGCGCCCTAAGCCCGACCGCCCCGCGCGCGCCCCCTTGGGGCAGATCCTGCTCGACCGGGGCGCGACCGATCCGGGCGATCTGTTGAAAGCTCTGGCCCTGCGGCATCGCGAGGATGTGCGACTGGGTGACATTCTTCTTGCGAATGGCTGGGTGCGCGAAGCCGATCTGATGGCTGCGCTGGCGGAGCAGTGGCACGCTTCGGTCGTCGATCTGCAGGCCTGCCCGCCCGATCCACGTCTGATCGACGCTGTCGGGGCGGAACTGTGCCTGAGGCATGCGATGGTGCCGTGGCGGCGCGTGGGCGGTGTAACCCTCATCGCGACCGCACGGCCCGAGGATTTCGAAGCGCTGCGCGACGCCCTGCCCGCGCGCCACGCGCCCTATCGGCTCGTGCTGGCTCCGGAACGCTGCATCCACGAGAGCTTGTTGGCCCGCCGCCAGACCGCCCTGATCCGCCGCGCCGAGATCAAGGTCGATCCAGCCGAGAGTTGCCGCAACTATAACGAACAACGCGCGAGCCGGATCGCGGCGATTTTTATCGCGGTCGTGGGCCTTGGCCTGTGGTTCGCGCCCTCGCTGCTGATCGGTGTCCTCTTCGCTTGGGTGATGCTGACGCTGCTAGGCTCCATAGCCCTCAAGCTCGCCGCCTTCGCGAGCGAGATCACGGTGCGCCGTCGCCCCGCCCCTGACCCTTGCGCGCGTGGCGCAGCTAAGGGCCAGCTCCCGATCATCTCGATGATGGTCCCGCTCTTTCGCGAAACGGACATCGCCGCACGACTGGTCGAACGGCTAGGCAAGCTGCGCTATCCGCGCGAATTGCTCGACGTGATCCTCGTCGTCGAGCAGACCGACGCGATGACTCTGGCGGCCCTTTCCGGTGCCGATCTGCCGCGTTGGATGCGGGTGGTCACGGTGCCCGACGGCCCGATCAAGACCAAGCCGCGCGCACTGAACTACGCGCTGAACTTCTGCCGGGGATCGGTGATCGGGATCTGGGATGCCGAGGACGCGCCCGAACCGGACCAGCTGCAGATCGCCGCTCAACGCTTTCTCGAGGCCCCGCCCGAGACCGCCTGTCTGCAAGGCATCCTCGACTATTACAATCCGCGCACCAACTGGCTCGCACGCTGCTTCACCGTGGAATATGCGACATGGTTCCGGATGTTCCTGCCGGGGCTCGCGCGGCTCGGCTTCGTCGTGCCTCTGGGCGGCACGACCCTGTTCTTCCGCCGCGACGCGCTGGAGAAGCTGGGCGGCTGGGACGCGCATAACGTGACCGAAGATGCCGATCTCGGCGTGCGCCTCGCGCGACACGGCTACCGCACAGAACTGATCCCCGCCGCCACTTATGAGGAGGCGAACTGCCGCGCCCTGCCTTGGGTCAAGCAACGCTCGCGCTGGCTCAAGGGCTACGCGATGACCTGGGCGGTCCATATGCGCGATCCGGTGCAGCTCTGGCGCGATCTCGGAACGAAACGCTTCATCGGGGTGCAGATCCTGATCCTCGGATCGCTCTCGCAATACGTGCTGGCCCCCGTCCTGTGGAGCTTCTGGTTCGCGCTGTTCGGCCTGTGGCATCCGATCGCCAGCGCCCTGCCCGACCCGGTCTTCACGCTCGTCATGAGCACTTTCATCCTGTCCGAGATGATCGCGGTCACAACCTCTGCCTGGGCCTGCCGCAGCGCGGAGCATCGCCATCTGATCAAATGGGTGCCGACGCTGCATTTCTATTATCCGCTGGGCGCGCTGGCAGGCTGGAAGGCGCTGTATGAGCTGGTCGCGCGGCCCTTCTACTGGGACAAGACCAGCCACGGCATTTTCGATGCTAATGGAGCCACAGCGCCGGACAGCGCTCAGCACGGGCTTCTTGATGAGATCGCAGCCGCACAGGCCAAGGCGGACCCGGAACCCCAGCGTCTGGCGCATGCGCCGCTTATCGGCTGA
- a CDS encoding UbiH/UbiF family hydroxylase: protein MAETRTPIDTDILISGGGVAGLTAAAAFGQAGFTTICVDPTPPVTEEAAEGADMRSTAFLRPSREVLQAAGIWDRLLPYAAPLQIMRIVDAGGESPTARLTRDFDAADLSDEPFGWNFPNWLLRRELVAALADNPLVDFRPGVATTGLVTRESGAEVTLSDGTHVRARLVIGADGRNSFVREAAGLGVKTIRYGQKALAFAVTHPIPHDNVSTEIHRSGGPFTLVPLPDRDGKPSSAIVWMERAAEAERLATLPTEEFEAAIMERSTGLLGPLKLETRRAVWPMMTQIADRFSGQRVALIAEAAHVIPPIGAQGLNMSLADLACLLKLAEEDPVHLGEAKMLDAYHRRRWPEVKAREVGIDLLNRASMVEAQPLRDLRAGVLGALYSLGPVRKTLMKAGLGVR from the coding sequence ATGGCCGAGACCCGCACACCCATCGACACCGATATCCTGATCTCCGGCGGCGGCGTCGCCGGTCTGACCGCAGCCGCGGCCTTCGGGCAGGCCGGCTTCACCACGATCTGCGTCGACCCCACGCCGCCGGTCACCGAAGAGGCGGCGGAGGGCGCGGATATGCGCTCGACCGCGTTCCTGCGCCCGTCGCGCGAGGTGCTGCAGGCTGCGGGGATCTGGGATCGGCTCCTGCCCTATGCCGCGCCGCTGCAGATCATGCGGATCGTGGATGCGGGCGGCGAAAGCCCGACCGCACGGCTGACCCGCGATTTCGACGCGGCGGATCTGTCGGACGAGCCCTTCGGCTGGAATTTCCCGAACTGGCTGCTGCGCCGCGAGCTGGTGGCCGCGCTGGCCGACAACCCGCTCGTCGATTTCCGCCCCGGCGTCGCGACGACCGGCCTCGTGACCCGCGAAAGCGGTGCCGAGGTGACGCTGTCCGACGGCACCCATGTGCGAGCCCGTCTCGTCATCGGGGCCGATGGCCGCAATTCCTTCGTGCGCGAAGCGGCGGGGCTTGGCGTCAAGACGATCCGCTACGGGCAGAAGGCGCTGGCCTTCGCGGTCACCCACCCGATCCCGCATGACAACGTCTCGACCGAGATTCACCGCTCGGGCGGGCCGTTCACGCTGGTGCCGCTGCCTGATCGTGACGGCAAACCCTCTTCCGCGATCGTCTGGATGGAGCGCGCTGCCGAGGCCGAGCGCCTCGCCACGCTGCCCACGGAGGAATTCGAAGCGGCGATCATGGAACGCTCGACCGGGCTTCTCGGGCCGCTGAAGCTGGAAACCCGCCGCGCGGTCTGGCCAATGATGACGCAGATCGCGGATCGGTTCTCGGGCCAGCGCGTGGCCCTGATCGCCGAGGCCGCCCATGTCATTCCGCCGATCGGCGCGCAGGGGCTGAACATGAGCCTCGCCGATCTCGCCTGCCTTCTGAAGCTGGCCGAGGAAGACCCGGTGCATCTGGGCGAGGCGAAGATGCTCGACGCCTATCACCGGCGCCGTTGGCCGGAGGTGAAGGCGCGCGAAGTAGGGATCGACCTGCTCAACCGCGCCTCGATGGTCGAAGCCCAGCCGCTGCGCGATCTGCGCGCAGGCGTTCTGGGCGCGCTCTATTCGCTCGGACCGGTGCGCAAGACGCTGATGAAGGCGGGGCTCGGCGTGCGTTAA